A genome region from Rhodanobacter thiooxydans includes the following:
- a CDS encoding AAA family ATPase: MYQAFYKLRGKPFQLTPDAGMLFPSKGHKRAMAYLLYGFEQGEGFVVITGAVGTGKTLLIQKLFEELAHRNLAVASIASANLDGDDILPAVAAALALPFEGRGKEALLQDVKRHLISLHARQTHALLVVDEAQTLTPAALEMLRILSNFEFRGRALLQVFLVGQTELRRIIVSNHMEQLRQRIIASHRLDPMSEEESRAYVLHRLHAVGWNDDPELAPDVFTGVYLASGGIPRKINLVMDRLLLHGYLEELHSLDQTELAIVLDEIHEEMAGVPATLEASAVPEELDLTRAVVPSDPESVLASLDLERNRVMLQLLREEVRRREVLLLAASPLAPVVHEAAIADARYPGSGQEDP, translated from the coding sequence ATGTATCAGGCGTTTTACAAACTGCGTGGCAAGCCTTTCCAGTTGACCCCGGATGCGGGAATGCTGTTCCCCAGCAAGGGTCACAAGCGCGCCATGGCGTATCTGCTCTACGGTTTCGAGCAGGGTGAAGGCTTCGTGGTCATCACCGGTGCAGTCGGAACCGGCAAGACGCTGCTCATCCAGAAGCTGTTCGAGGAACTCGCACATCGCAACCTTGCCGTGGCCAGCATTGCCTCAGCCAACCTCGATGGCGACGACATCTTGCCGGCCGTGGCCGCGGCGCTTGCCCTGCCTTTTGAGGGGCGCGGCAAGGAAGCTCTGCTGCAGGATGTGAAGCGGCACCTGATATCGCTGCACGCCCGTCAGACGCATGCCCTGCTGGTGGTGGACGAAGCGCAGACGCTTACCCCGGCGGCACTCGAGATGCTGCGCATCCTGTCCAACTTCGAGTTCAGGGGCCGTGCGCTGCTGCAGGTATTCCTGGTCGGCCAGACCGAATTGCGGCGCATCATCGTCAGCAACCACATGGAACAGTTGCGCCAGCGCATCATTGCCTCCCACCGGCTTGATCCCATGAGCGAGGAGGAAAGCCGCGCGTACGTCCTGCACCGCCTGCATGCCGTCGGCTGGAACGACGACCCGGAACTGGCGCCCGACGTTTTTACCGGGGTTTACCTGGCCAGTGGCGGGATCCCCCGCAAGATCAATCTCGTCATGGACCGTCTGCTGCTGCACGGTTATCTGGAGGAACTGCACAGCCTGGACCAGACGGAACTCGCCATTGTGCTCGATGAGATCCATGAGGAAATGGCCGGCGTGCCGGCGACGCTGGAAGCGTCCGCGGTGCCCGAGGAGCTGGATCTGACGCGTGCCGTCGTGCCATCGGATCCGGAAAGCGTACTTGCCTCGCTGGACCTCGAACGCAACAGGGTCATGTTGCAGTTGCTGCGTGAAGAGGTTCGACGCCGGGAGGTGCTGCTGCTGGCCGCGTCGCCGCTGGCACCGGTCGTGCACGAGGCGGCGATCGCCGACGCGCGGTACCCGGGTTCAGGCCAGGAAGACCCATGA